One Novipirellula artificiosorum DNA segment encodes these proteins:
- a CDS encoding heavy metal translocating P-type ATPase, with protein sequence MNTTSNQREEATKLESQPTKQTVECVHCGLPAPKPRDESEPAFCCNGCRGAWQLIHGWGLEDFYALRDCNPTDTLSDPSRSSFEDLDDPKLLAPSVVKMVSGPNGIQLAKVRLSIGGLHCAACAWLIEQAPNHVIGWYSAEVQMHSRSVQLVYDPAVVRLSELGRLLYRIGYRVVPFDPSSQREASEEESRRLLVDVAIAGFCAANAMWIAVALYAGTFTGIAANHRELLRFTGVGLGTLAVWIPGRVFLRGAVASLQMRVPHMDLPVAVGLLAGWGASVYGLFVTTSEVYFDSIATLVFFLLIGRWIQLRQQHHAGRSIAALLNLSPVAATRVGQDGERSRVPAREIELEDVVRVEPGESIPVDGAVVMGDSFVDRSLLTGESRPVAISVGDHVEAGTDNLESPIQIRTTAIGESTRLGELSQAVAAAAASKTPIVQLANRIGGWFVCVVLGLAMITAIVWLQIDSSVALNHSVALLIVACPCALALATPLAIAVAVGRLAERRILVRSGESLEQLAKPGTVFFDKTGTLTQGRMQVTDWFGDDQALAVAAAIESNVAHPIARAVTQFANANQAVRLTATAVNNRVGVEVKGTVDGMEYTVGGVQGLSQRDITPTPTEQSQLETILASGSTPLVVLQDRSLVGILGVSDPLRHEAREVIGRLRSSGWQISILSGDHPSIVRSVAANLGVDTEQALGNQSPEQKLAAIQTAKGQGPVVMVGDGVNDAAALAAADVGVALRGGANASLAAAPILIGNSHLGGIVTLIQTARITARCIRENFAISISYNLIAAVLAMTGVISPLIAAILMPISSLTVLTMTLVAPKVATPEWGPSNHPEPIR encoded by the coding sequence ATGAACACCACATCGAACCAGCGAGAAGAAGCGACGAAGCTTGAGTCACAACCCACAAAGCAAACCGTCGAATGTGTGCATTGTGGTTTGCCTGCGCCGAAGCCGCGTGACGAATCCGAACCGGCATTTTGTTGCAATGGTTGTCGCGGCGCTTGGCAACTGATCCACGGTTGGGGGCTCGAAGACTTTTACGCTCTGCGTGACTGCAACCCTACGGATACCCTTTCGGATCCGTCACGGAGTTCGTTTGAAGACCTTGATGACCCGAAGTTGCTCGCTCCATCGGTCGTCAAGATGGTGTCAGGCCCGAATGGAATTCAATTGGCCAAAGTGCGACTCTCGATCGGCGGGCTGCACTGTGCCGCTTGTGCGTGGCTGATCGAACAAGCACCCAATCATGTGATCGGTTGGTATTCGGCCGAAGTCCAAATGCACTCGCGTTCGGTTCAGCTGGTCTACGATCCAGCAGTGGTTCGGCTGAGTGAACTTGGCCGATTGCTTTACAGGATCGGATACCGCGTGGTTCCGTTTGACCCATCGAGTCAACGCGAAGCCAGTGAGGAAGAGAGCCGGCGGTTGTTGGTGGATGTCGCCATCGCGGGTTTCTGTGCTGCCAATGCAATGTGGATTGCCGTTGCGCTCTATGCGGGTACATTCACCGGCATTGCGGCGAACCATCGTGAATTGCTGCGATTTACGGGTGTGGGGCTCGGTACGTTGGCCGTCTGGATTCCTGGGCGAGTGTTCCTGCGTGGCGCGGTTGCGTCGTTGCAGATGCGAGTACCGCACATGGATTTGCCGGTTGCGGTGGGGCTGTTGGCGGGATGGGGGGCCAGTGTCTACGGATTGTTCGTGACCACGTCGGAAGTCTACTTTGACTCCATTGCAACGCTGGTGTTCTTCCTTTTGATTGGACGTTGGATTCAGCTACGTCAACAGCATCACGCCGGACGGTCGATCGCAGCTTTGTTGAACTTGTCTCCCGTCGCGGCAACGCGTGTCGGACAAGATGGCGAACGGTCTCGGGTGCCAGCGCGCGAGATCGAGCTTGAAGATGTTGTTCGAGTGGAACCGGGCGAAAGCATTCCCGTCGACGGCGCGGTCGTGATGGGGGACTCGTTTGTCGATCGATCGTTGTTGACGGGGGAAAGTCGCCCGGTTGCGATCTCGGTCGGCGATCACGTGGAAGCGGGAACCGACAACTTGGAATCACCCATTCAGATTCGCACGACCGCGATTGGCGAATCCACTCGGTTGGGCGAGTTGTCACAAGCGGTAGCTGCTGCCGCAGCCAGCAAGACGCCGATCGTCCAACTTGCGAATCGCATCGGTGGCTGGTTTGTTTGCGTGGTTTTGGGGCTTGCCATGATCACCGCCATCGTATGGTTACAAATCGACTCGTCGGTGGCACTCAACCACAGCGTAGCCCTGTTGATCGTTGCATGCCCCTGTGCGCTCGCATTGGCCACGCCCCTTGCGATCGCCGTTGCAGTGGGTCGATTAGCGGAACGGCGAATTCTTGTGCGATCGGGAGAGTCGTTGGAGCAATTGGCCAAACCAGGAACCGTTTTCTTCGATAAGACGGGGACGTTAACGCAAGGCCGCATGCAGGTGACCGATTGGTTCGGCGATGATCAAGCTTTGGCCGTGGCTGCAGCAATCGAATCGAATGTGGCTCACCCGATCGCTCGCGCGGTAACACAATTCGCAAACGCTAATCAAGCCGTTCGCTTGACGGCGACCGCTGTGAACAATCGCGTTGGCGTGGAAGTGAAAGGAACGGTCGACGGAATGGAATACACCGTTGGGGGTGTGCAAGGGTTGTCGCAACGAGACATCACACCGACGCCCACGGAGCAGTCACAATTGGAAACGATCCTCGCCTCAGGATCGACACCGTTGGTGGTTTTGCAGGATCGATCGCTCGTGGGGATTCTAGGTGTCAGCGATCCGCTACGTCATGAAGCACGCGAAGTGATTGGGCGGTTGCGATCGAGTGGTTGGCAAATCTCGATCCTTTCGGGTGACCATCCGTCGATCGTTCGATCGGTTGCAGCAAACCTGGGTGTTGACACGGAACAGGCTCTGGGGAACCAATCGCCAGAGCAAAAGCTCGCTGCGATCCAAACAGCCAAGGGTCAGGGGCCGGTGGTCATGGTGGGCGACGGAGTGAATGACGCAGCCGCCTTAGCCGCGGCCGATGTGGGGGTCGCGCTACGCGGGGGAGCGAATGCCAGTTTGGCGGCAGCGCCCATCTTGATTGGCAATAGCCACTTAGGCGGGATCGTGACCCTCATCCAAACGGCTCGGATCACCGCTCGTTGCATTCGCGAGAACTTCGCGATCTCGATCAGCTACAATCTGATTGCCGCCGTGCTGGCGATGACCGGCGTGATCAGCCCGTTGATCGCGGCGATCCTGATGCCGATTAGCTCCTTGACGGTGTTGACGATGACCCTCGTTGCACCGAAAGTCGCCACGCCGGAATGGGGTCCCTCGAATCATCCGGAGCCGATACGATGA
- a CDS encoding cysteine peptidase family C39 domain-containing protein — protein sequence MTAQHLEIEIQPQPSETSCGPTCLAAVYQYWNRAVPLDRLITEIGQLDGGGTLAVELGCDALRRGFTADIVTYNLQLFDPTWFDANGEVLSRKVLASKLRAQQGAKSQRDDVDQHRLTTATEAYLQFLTLGGRVRMQPLDDHLIIRSLSAGVPILCGLSATYLYHESRERSVTHAGVHSTVADDIEGDPTGHFVVLHGYCPKDRVVRVADPLHPNPMAPTNKYIASLARVASAILLGIITFDANLLTIQTK from the coding sequence ATGACGGCGCAACACTTGGAAATTGAAATCCAACCGCAACCGTCGGAAACCAGTTGCGGACCGACGTGCTTGGCCGCCGTCTATCAGTATTGGAATCGCGCCGTCCCGCTGGATCGTTTGATCACGGAAATTGGACAGCTCGACGGTGGTGGGACGTTGGCGGTCGAACTGGGGTGCGATGCGCTGCGACGTGGGTTCACCGCGGACATCGTGACGTACAACCTGCAATTGTTTGATCCGACTTGGTTCGATGCAAACGGCGAAGTGTTGTCGCGCAAGGTGCTCGCGTCCAAGCTTCGTGCCCAACAAGGTGCCAAGAGCCAACGCGATGACGTCGACCAGCATCGTTTAACGACAGCGACCGAAGCGTACCTGCAATTCTTGACACTCGGCGGGCGAGTTCGGATGCAGCCGCTCGACGATCATTTGATCATCCGGTCGCTTTCGGCGGGGGTCCCCATCCTGTGCGGACTCAGTGCGACCTACCTGTACCACGAATCCCGCGAACGGTCCGTGACCCACGCTGGCGTTCACTCCACGGTCGCGGACGACATCGAGGGCGATCCCACTGGGCACTTTGTCGTGTTGCATGGCTACTGCCCCAAAGATCGCGTGGTGCGAGTGGCAGACCCACTGCATCCCAACCCCATGGCGCCGACCAACAAATACATCGCATCGCTCGCAAGAGTCGCCTCCGCGATCTTGTTGGGCATCATCACTTTTGACGCGAACTTATTGACCATCCAAACCAAGTAA
- a CDS encoding ThuA domain-containing protein: MIVFASVVLLTVAASTQAEDSQPQKRVLIVTGEDYPGHKWQLTAPALKMQLEQDSRLRVETLDDLRALAETDLSPFDAVVIHFKNYDPSIPGQAGLDRLVSYVEQGGGLVAVHFACGAFQEFKQEYELLVGRVWNPELRGHDPYGTFRVDIVTNEHKITQSMKSFETEDELYTCLDGDTPIQVLATSISKVDSKTYPIAFVVAHPKKRVFHCLLGHNVMGLENAGAAELYRKGTAWAAGMALPSPHQQETSP, translated from the coding sequence ATGATCGTCTTCGCAAGCGTCGTCCTCTTGACTGTCGCGGCGTCGACTCAAGCAGAGGATTCGCAACCCCAGAAACGTGTTCTGATTGTCACAGGGGAGGATTACCCGGGGCACAAGTGGCAGCTGACCGCGCCAGCACTCAAAATGCAACTGGAACAGGACTCCCGATTGCGAGTGGAAACGCTCGACGATTTACGGGCGTTAGCGGAGACCGACCTTTCCCCCTTCGATGCTGTCGTCATTCATTTTAAGAATTACGATCCATCGATTCCTGGCCAAGCCGGGTTGGACCGACTCGTCAGCTACGTCGAACAAGGCGGTGGGTTGGTGGCGGTTCATTTCGCTTGCGGCGCTTTCCAAGAGTTCAAACAGGAGTACGAGTTGCTCGTGGGCCGCGTTTGGAATCCAGAACTTCGTGGCCATGACCCCTACGGCACCTTTCGCGTTGACATCGTGACGAATGAGCACAAGATCACGCAATCGATGAAGTCCTTTGAAACGGAAGACGAGCTTTACACTTGTCTTGACGGCGACACGCCGATCCAAGTCTTAGCCACGTCGATTTCAAAAGTCGATTCCAAAACGTATCCCATCGCATTCGTTGTTGCCCACCCTAAAAAGAGAGTCTTCCACTGCTTGCTTGGACACAATGTGATGGGACTCGAAAATGCCGGCGCTGCCGAACTTTATCGGAAAGGTACAGCCTGGGCCGCTGGAATGGCCCTCCCCTCACCGCATCAACAGGAAACCTCCCCATGA
- a CDS encoding N-formylglutamate amidohydrolase, with amino-acid sequence MTSHRTDFVVTCEHGGNAVPAAFSARFQSKQAQAMLRSHRGYDPGAWEASIQVALGLFPDSAEESMLAVDPNDFGVFRQERPHCTWLASKTTRLLVDLNRSSDASDVFSKFTGPLAAAERDELLASWHRPYRDAVEAEVARRIECHRCVVHLSIHTFTPRIAGRWRPIDVGLLFDPARTGEATFCEAWKVACSPISTKLRVAYNQPYLGTDDGLTTHLRGCFGDASYLGIEVEICNRFFKRRRESQMQIVDTLLQTLPANGGNKTISPKGAK; translated from the coding sequence GTGACCTCGCATCGAACGGACTTCGTGGTGACCTGTGAACATGGCGGCAACGCAGTCCCCGCCGCGTTTTCCGCGCGGTTCCAATCCAAACAGGCTCAAGCAATGCTCCGCAGCCATCGCGGTTACGATCCCGGCGCCTGGGAAGCGTCGATTCAAGTGGCGTTGGGCCTGTTTCCTGATTCGGCGGAGGAGTCCATGCTTGCTGTGGATCCAAATGACTTCGGCGTCTTTCGACAGGAACGCCCACATTGCACATGGCTCGCTTCCAAAACGACCCGGCTGCTGGTTGATCTCAATCGATCGTCCGACGCGTCCGACGTCTTCTCAAAGTTCACCGGTCCGTTGGCGGCTGCCGAGCGAGACGAGTTGCTTGCCAGTTGGCACAGGCCCTATCGCGATGCTGTCGAAGCGGAGGTGGCACGCCGAATCGAATGTCACCGGTGCGTGGTCCATCTCTCCATTCACACCTTCACACCGCGCATCGCGGGCCGTTGGCGACCGATCGACGTGGGACTTCTGTTCGATCCGGCACGAACCGGCGAAGCAACGTTCTGCGAGGCATGGAAGGTCGCATGCTCACCGATTTCTACCAAGCTTCGAGTGGCCTACAATCAACCTTACTTGGGTACCGACGACGGGCTAACAACGCACCTACGCGGGTGTTTCGGCGATGCAAGCTACCTCGGGATCGAGGTGGAAATTTGCAATCGGTTCTTCAAGCGACGGAGAGAATCTCAAATGCAAATCGTCGATACCTTGCTGCAAACCCTACCGGCCAACGGCGGGAACAAGACGATCTCGCCGAAGGGGGCGAAATGA
- the trmB gene encoding tRNA (guanosine(46)-N7)-methyltransferase TrmB, which produces MPRSPIRRPPADLDLSAVLRTRDDLPIQINSESVFGNGQPLEVEVGSGKGLFLTNASQSTPEHNFLGIEIQQKCAEHAAGRLAKAKVGNAIMVCGNAEPLFEERIAVGTLEAVHVYFPDPWWKKRQRKRRVVNETSIANIAKAIRPGGRFHFWTDVLDYFEQTVEMIAQIAPELGVPIPEEETEAQHDLDYHTHFERRSRKYRIPVYRVRYEKRG; this is translated from the coding sequence ATGCCACGAAGCCCGATCCGCCGCCCACCCGCTGACCTTGACCTGAGCGCAGTACTGCGCACGCGGGATGATCTGCCGATCCAGATCAACAGCGAGTCCGTGTTCGGCAATGGTCAACCGTTGGAAGTCGAGGTCGGTTCGGGCAAGGGTCTTTTTTTAACCAACGCTTCCCAATCGACGCCTGAGCACAACTTTCTCGGGATTGAGATCCAGCAGAAGTGTGCCGAGCATGCAGCCGGTCGGTTGGCGAAAGCGAAGGTCGGGAATGCGATCATGGTCTGCGGCAATGCGGAGCCGTTGTTTGAGGAGCGAATCGCCGTGGGCACACTCGAAGCGGTTCATGTCTATTTTCCAGACCCGTGGTGGAAGAAGCGACAGCGCAAGCGCCGAGTGGTCAATGAGACGAGTATCGCGAATATTGCCAAGGCGATCAGACCGGGCGGTCGATTTCATTTTTGGACCGATGTGCTCGACTATTTCGAGCAAACGGTCGAAATGATCGCACAGATTGCACCGGAGCTGGGTGTGCCGATCCCCGAAGAGGAGACCGAAGCACAGCATGACCTGGATTATCATACGCACTTTGAACGCCGCAGCCGCAAGTACCGGATCCCCGTTTATCGAGTTCGTTACGAGAAACGGGGCTAG
- a CDS encoding glutamate-cysteine ligase family protein: protein MNTQPLHLFDAFGIEMEYMLVDRDTLNVRPIADTLLSILAGGRTVSDFESGPITWSNELALHVLELKTTLPANKFLPLPSQFETAIRDLRPVLDRLNLRLLPTAMHPWMNPTIETILWPHENHEIYQAYDRIFDCKRHGWSNVQSVHLNLPFHGDEEFAKLHAAVRLVLPLLPALAASSPIVDGHYTGQLDSRMQYYTDHCQAAPSLTGRIIPEPIYDEATYRREVYDPIRHDIARHDIEGVLEVDFLNARGAIARFDRGSIEFRVMDVQEYPAADVAICVAVTSVVKSLVQEQSSTLATQQSIPTEVLRSALNLASDRAEHAVVNDTNYLASLGIHESACSAGDIWQKLLGRVRKSDPSIANLYAPLEIIQEHGTLATRICRSLGKNFDRSDLHNVYDQLADCLVTWEPFQP, encoded by the coding sequence GTGAACACTCAACCACTTCATCTGTTCGACGCCTTTGGCATCGAAATGGAATACATGCTCGTCGATCGTGACACACTCAATGTGCGTCCTATCGCTGACACGCTACTCTCGATTCTTGCTGGCGGACGAACGGTCAGCGATTTTGAATCGGGACCCATCACGTGGTCCAACGAGCTGGCCCTGCATGTGCTCGAACTGAAGACCACCTTGCCAGCCAACAAGTTTCTTCCCCTGCCGTCCCAGTTTGAAACCGCCATTCGTGATCTTCGGCCGGTACTCGACCGCCTGAACCTTCGGCTCCTGCCCACTGCGATGCACCCTTGGATGAACCCGACAATCGAAACCATCCTGTGGCCGCATGAGAACCACGAAATCTACCAGGCCTACGATCGCATTTTCGACTGCAAGCGTCACGGCTGGTCGAATGTCCAAAGTGTTCATCTCAACCTGCCGTTCCACGGAGATGAAGAGTTCGCGAAATTGCACGCGGCCGTTCGATTGGTCCTACCGCTGTTGCCGGCGCTCGCCGCCAGTTCGCCGATCGTCGACGGCCACTACACCGGCCAACTTGATTCGCGGATGCAGTACTACACAGACCATTGCCAAGCGGCGCCTTCGCTGACAGGACGGATTATCCCCGAACCGATTTATGACGAGGCCACGTATCGTCGCGAGGTTTACGATCCGATCCGCCACGATATCGCGAGGCACGACATCGAAGGTGTTTTGGAAGTGGACTTTCTAAATGCACGTGGCGCGATCGCTCGGTTTGACCGTGGATCGATCGAGTTCCGCGTGATGGACGTCCAAGAATACCCTGCCGCAGATGTGGCAATTTGCGTAGCCGTCACCTCGGTCGTCAAATCGCTGGTCCAAGAACAATCCTCGACACTGGCCACTCAGCAATCCATCCCCACCGAGGTACTTCGTTCCGCATTGAATCTGGCGTCCGACAGAGCGGAGCACGCAGTCGTCAACGACACGAATTACCTTGCTTCGCTAGGGATTCATGAGTCCGCATGCTCGGCAGGTGACATCTGGCAAAAGTTGCTTGGTCGTGTGCGAAAGTCGGATCCTTCGATAGCCAATCTTTATGCCCCACTTGAAATCATCCAAGAACACGGCACTCTGGCGACAAGAATTTGCCGATCGCTTGGCAAGAATTTTGACCGATCCGATTTGCACAACGTCTACGATCAATTGGCGGATTGCCTGGTAACTTGGGAACCGTTTCAGCCGTGA
- the ccoS gene encoding cbb3-type cytochrome oxidase assembly protein CcoS → MSVLMVALPVAIALGATALFACIWSIRRGQFDDLQSPSVRLLVDEKPVDEHGNDDPPTPNPS, encoded by the coding sequence ATGAGCGTCTTGATGGTCGCCTTGCCTGTGGCGATTGCCCTCGGTGCAACGGCTTTGTTCGCATGCATTTGGTCGATTCGACGCGGCCAATTTGATGATTTGCAGTCGCCCTCGGTGCGTCTGCTCGTCGATGAAAAACCGGTCGATGAGCATGGCAATGACGATCCACCGACACCGAATCCGAGCTAA
- a CDS encoding sugar phosphate isomerase/epimerase family protein gives MKIGFHTDAFNSAYWNFDQCLQWAEQNDVHFIECGLIDGVSWIHGLGYQPHVALYEDPLLLRRKMERYGVKFSQVDAAFPLSGKDGPLYGVPYVLKTLPWAKHAGCECIATTDGLHKPEGLSDDQAMEMMKRSYSQMVEVAEAYEICINIEVHGYFTTNPDRLAQMLDFCDSPFLGLNLDTGNSFIAGQDPVAFCERFKDKIRHVHIKDVSESLAAASRGDQTGIAVSQCAIGDGVNAENIGRVLEILQSIPYDGILSMECEGAGGPMIEQSLAWLRTRLASLPA, from the coding sequence ATGAAGATTGGATTTCACACGGATGCCTTTAACTCTGCCTACTGGAATTTTGACCAATGTCTTCAATGGGCTGAGCAAAACGACGTTCACTTCATCGAGTGTGGGCTGATTGACGGAGTCAGCTGGATTCACGGACTTGGGTACCAGCCGCATGTTGCACTTTATGAGGATCCGTTGCTGCTTCGTCGCAAGATGGAACGCTATGGGGTGAAGTTCTCACAAGTCGATGCGGCGTTTCCACTGTCCGGCAAGGATGGGCCGTTGTACGGCGTCCCCTATGTCCTCAAGACCCTTCCGTGGGCCAAGCATGCGGGATGTGAGTGCATCGCGACCACGGACGGGCTGCACAAACCCGAAGGTTTGTCGGATGACCAAGCGATGGAAATGATGAAACGCAGCTACTCGCAAATGGTTGAAGTCGCTGAAGCGTACGAGATATGCATTAACATCGAGGTGCATGGCTACTTCACCACGAACCCCGATCGCTTGGCACAAATGTTGGACTTCTGTGATAGCCCGTTCTTGGGGCTCAACCTTGACACCGGCAACTCCTTTATCGCGGGCCAGGACCCCGTCGCGTTTTGCGAGCGGTTCAAGGACAAGATCCGCCATGTTCATATCAAAGACGTCAGCGAATCCTTGGCCGCTGCTTCGCGAGGTGACCAAACCGGTATTGCGGTGAGCCAATGTGCGATTGGTGATGGGGTGAACGCCGAGAATATCGGCCGCGTTTTGGAAATCCTCCAATCGATTCCGTACGACGGCATCTTGAGCATGGAGTGCGAAGGTGCTGGCGGCCCCATGATTGAACAATCGTTGGCATGGTTGCGCACACGACTTGCCTCGCTTCCAGCCTAG
- a CDS encoding Gfo/Idh/MocA family protein, with translation MNNNTHPASNCLPTTQRRQFLKTTAVSVSAVAGLSLARSAHAAGSETIRIGMVGCGGRCSGAAMDVMNVDPGTQLVAMADLFEDRVKSQRTALATAKPKQVSVDDDHCFVGLDAYKKVIECVDVVLIACAAKFHPMYLKAGIDAGKHVFVEKPHAIDPAGIKVVNETCRVAKEKNLGVLSGLHSRFAADYRETIERVRDGQIGDIVSIEENFVRGPYGNTARPANWRELEIQYGNQYRFSWLCGDDVTQSLVHNLDRATWALGEATPVDCHGFGGRSGRQDLLGDVFDHHTVVYRYANGVRLYAFCRTTAGCYNEGSSIIMGSKGIAYPLKGQITGETPWSFEGKTGSPYQAEQKAYFESIRAGQPLNSGDYMARSTLVAIMGQMSCYSGQEVKWDKISKSDFAFDPKPEDCSWDMEPPTRPDPNGVYPVCASPGITKNV, from the coding sequence ATGAACAACAACACTCACCCTGCGTCGAATTGCCTCCCAACCACTCAACGTCGCCAATTTCTGAAGACCACTGCGGTCAGCGTCTCGGCAGTTGCCGGTTTGTCACTCGCCCGCAGTGCTCATGCCGCCGGCAGCGAGACGATTCGCATCGGGATGGTCGGCTGCGGGGGCCGATGCAGTGGCGCGGCAATGGACGTCATGAACGTCGATCCTGGAACTCAATTGGTGGCGATGGCGGATCTGTTTGAAGACCGCGTCAAGAGCCAGCGTACAGCATTAGCGACCGCTAAGCCCAAGCAAGTTTCCGTCGATGACGATCACTGCTTCGTGGGACTGGATGCGTACAAGAAAGTGATTGAATGTGTCGATGTGGTTCTGATTGCCTGCGCGGCCAAATTTCACCCGATGTATTTGAAAGCGGGTATTGACGCCGGCAAGCATGTGTTTGTCGAAAAACCGCACGCGATCGATCCGGCGGGAATCAAAGTGGTCAACGAAACGTGCAGGGTCGCAAAGGAGAAGAATCTAGGCGTTTTGTCGGGGCTTCACAGTCGCTTTGCCGCAGACTACCGCGAAACGATCGAGCGAGTGCGTGACGGACAAATCGGCGACATTGTTTCGATTGAAGAAAACTTCGTTCGCGGGCCCTATGGCAACACGGCTCGTCCAGCAAATTGGCGAGAGTTGGAGATTCAATATGGCAACCAGTATCGGTTCAGCTGGCTCTGTGGCGACGATGTGACTCAATCGCTCGTTCACAATCTCGATCGAGCAACTTGGGCACTCGGTGAAGCGACGCCGGTCGATTGTCACGGATTCGGTGGTCGGTCTGGGCGACAAGACTTGCTGGGCGACGTCTTTGATCATCACACGGTTGTCTACCGGTATGCGAACGGAGTCCGGCTGTATGCGTTTTGTCGAACCACTGCCGGATGTTACAACGAAGGATCGAGTATCATCATGGGCTCCAAAGGCATCGCGTATCCCTTGAAAGGGCAGATCACGGGTGAAACGCCTTGGTCGTTTGAAGGCAAAACCGGCAGCCCCTATCAAGCAGAGCAGAAGGCGTATTTTGAGTCGATTCGCGCTGGACAGCCGCTCAACAGTGGCGACTACATGGCGAGAAGCACTTTGGTGGCGATCATGGGACAAATGTCTTGCTACAGCGGCCAGGAAGTCAAATGGGACAAGATCAGCAAGTCCGACTTTGCGTTCGATCCCAAACCCGAAGATTGCAGTTGGGACATGGAACCACCGACGCGACCGGATCCGAACGGAGTCTATCCTGTCTGCGCATCGCCAGGAATTACGAAAAACGTTTAG
- a CDS encoding RimK family protein, whose amino-acid sequence MNTILVAESGDDWLGTFEGVDTIDPRDYLAVCDPTLRRGTRIYNLSRSYGYQSIGYYVSLLAEARGHRPIPDVSTIQDLQGSAAVRLIPQPLEELIQSSLKSLGGNEFVLSVYFGENLAKKYDKLAKELCGLFQAPLLRFHFKRGSKWRLRSASAVALKAVPDPHREFVAAAAAKYFARGNTNRPKRRAMRYDMAILHNPEEGDLAPSDEAALKKLVKSAAAEGIAAELITRQDAGRLLEFDALFIRETTAVNHHTYRLARRAEAAGMVVLDDPLSILRCTNKAYLAELLYRAKVPTPTTWIVHRRNAEQIASEVSFPIVLKRPDSAFSQGVVKAADKAELKSRLAEFFEDSELVIAQQYMRTDFDWRIGILDGRAIFACKYHMARGHWQIAKHSADSATKPRFGKCETLPVETAPRKAVAMALKAANLIGSGIYGVDVKELDGQFYVIEVNDNPNMDSGIEDAILREELYRRIMESFVRRIESNKLER is encoded by the coding sequence ATGAATACGATTTTGGTTGCCGAATCAGGTGACGATTGGCTGGGGACCTTCGAGGGCGTCGACACCATCGACCCGCGTGACTACTTGGCGGTCTGCGATCCCACACTGCGACGAGGAACACGTATCTATAACCTCAGTCGATCGTATGGCTATCAAAGTATCGGCTACTACGTTTCCTTGTTGGCCGAAGCTCGCGGGCATCGGCCGATTCCCGATGTATCGACGATCCAAGACCTGCAAGGCTCTGCCGCGGTTCGCTTGATCCCGCAACCTCTTGAAGAATTGATTCAATCGTCCCTCAAGAGTCTTGGCGGAAATGAATTCGTGTTGAGCGTCTACTTCGGCGAGAACCTTGCCAAGAAGTACGACAAACTGGCCAAAGAGCTGTGTGGTCTCTTTCAAGCACCGCTGCTACGTTTCCATTTCAAGCGAGGCAGCAAATGGCGGCTTCGCAGTGCGTCCGCGGTCGCACTCAAGGCCGTGCCTGACCCACACCGCGAGTTCGTCGCCGCAGCCGCCGCGAAGTACTTTGCCCGCGGAAACACCAATCGCCCTAAACGGCGAGCGATGCGATACGACATGGCAATTCTTCACAATCCGGAGGAGGGTGACTTGGCACCGTCCGACGAAGCGGCGCTGAAGAAGCTCGTCAAGTCGGCCGCAGCCGAAGGGATTGCTGCTGAGTTGATCACGCGGCAGGACGCCGGACGCTTGCTAGAATTCGACGCGCTGTTCATTCGCGAAACCACCGCCGTCAACCATCACACCTATCGCCTCGCACGACGCGCCGAGGCGGCGGGAATGGTCGTGCTCGATGATCCGCTGTCGATTCTGCGCTGCACCAACAAAGCCTACCTCGCTGAGTTGCTTTATCGAGCCAAGGTGCCAACGCCGACGACGTGGATCGTTCACCGGCGGAATGCCGAACAGATCGCAAGCGAAGTCTCGTTCCCAATCGTCTTGAAGCGTCCCGACAGTGCGTTTTCGCAAGGCGTCGTGAAAGCGGCCGATAAGGCGGAATTGAAGTCGCGGTTGGCGGAGTTCTTTGAAGATTCAGAACTGGTCATCGCTCAGCAGTACATGCGAACCGATTTCGATTGGCGGATTGGGATTCTCGACGGTCGAGCAATCTTTGCCTGCAAGTACCACATGGCTCGCGGGCACTGGCAGATCGCCAAACACTCCGCCGATTCCGCCACCAAGCCTCGCTTCGGAAAATGCGAAACGCTCCCCGTCGAGACCGCGCCCCGGAAAGCCGTTGCGATGGCACTCAAAGCTGCCAATCTGATCGGCAGTGGAATTTATGGCGTCGACGTCAAGGAACTCGACGGCCAGTTTTACGTCATCGAAGTCAACGATAATCCCAACATGGATTCGGGCATTGAAGACGCGATCCTACGTGAGGAACTCTACCGACGCATCATGGAATCGTTCGTCCGCCGAATCGAATCCAATAAATTAGAAAGGTAA